In Nocardioides sp. WS12, the DNA window CAGCGCGATGGCCGGCCGGTCACGGCCGACGACATGTGCCGCCATGACCTGCGCCTGGTCACCGGCACTGGTCCAGTGCTCGATGCGGATCGGGGCGGCGTAGGCCGGATGGGGCCACCGGGCGACGTCGCCCACGGCGTAGACGCCGGGGAAACCGAGCACCTGGAGGTCCTCGTCGCAGTCGATGCCGTCACCGATGGGGAGTCCCGAGTCTGCGAGCCAGGCGGTGGCAGGAGAGGCGCCGATCCCGACGACCACCACGTCCGCCGGCAGCTCACTGCCGTCGTCGAGGCGGATCGAGGTCACCCGTCCGTCCGCCGACTCGACGGCCGCGACCGTGCGGCCGGTCCGGAGCTCGGCACCGTGAGTGACGTGGACCGAGGCGACCTCGGCCCCGACCTCGGCGCCGAGGATGTGCGCGAGCGGGACGGGCTGGGCCTCGACGATCGTCACGTCCATGTCGTGGGCACGCGCCGCGGAGGCGAACTCCGCGCCGATGAATCCGGCACCGACGACGACGGCCTTGCGGCCAGGCCCCATCAGGGATCGCAGCTCCCTGGCGTCCTCGAGGCGACGGATCACGTGCACCCCGGCGATGCCGTCGGTCCCGGACAGACGGCGCGCTTCGACACCGGTCGCGATGACCACCGCGTCGTACGGGACCTCGTCGGACTGGCCGCCGCGTTCGATCGTGAGGACCTTCGCGTCCGGGTCCAGCCCGACGGCCCGGCAACCGAGCCGCAGGGTCAC includes these proteins:
- a CDS encoding FAD-dependent oxidoreductase, whose translation is MTNVVVVVGGSTGGVRSVQALRRAGFEGRLVLVSDEEHLPYDRPPLSKDLLAVDSVGTPVSLLSQAEVTELDVTLRLGCRAVGLDPDAKVLTIERGGQSDEVPYDAVVIATGVEARRLSGTDGIAGVHVIRRLEDARELRSLMGPGRKAVVVGAGFIGAEFASAARAHDMDVTIVEAQPVPLAHILGAEVGAEVASVHVTHGAELRTGRTVAAVESADGRVTSIRLDDGSELPADVVVVGIGASPATAWLADSGLPIGDGIDCDEDLQVLGFPGVYAVGDVARWPHPAYAAPIRIEHWTSAGDQAQVMAAHVVGRDRPAIALPYVWSDQYGQRIQIVGRPSEGTASTIHGAMATSDLVALYAAPDGRLVGALVVDNPRLFMQVRKAIAAGTPALEVEQSLLVTSL